From a single Fusobacterium ulcerans ATCC 49185 genomic region:
- a CDS encoding riboflavin synthase, translating to MFTGLVEEMGEVLAIENGEKSLKIKIKCKKVLDKSKIGDSIATNGTCLTAVEIGENYFTADCMYETVKRTNLKRLKAGDKVNLEKSITLATPLGGHLVTGDVDCEGTIASITSEGIAKIYEIEIDRQYMKYVVEKGRVTLDGASLTVMRMTDNSLSVSLIPHTQEMVTLGSKNIGDHINVETDLIGKYVERLLSFSGEDKKEGLLTREFLLENGF from the coding sequence ATTTTTACAGGACTTGTAGAAGAGATGGGAGAAGTCCTTGCTATTGAAAATGGTGAGAAATCTCTTAAGATAAAAATAAAATGTAAAAAAGTCTTAGATAAAAGTAAGATTGGAGATAGTATAGCAACAAATGGAACTTGTCTTACTGCTGTTGAGATAGGGGAGAACTATTTCACTGCTGACTGCATGTATGAAACAGTAAAAAGAACTAATCTAAAAAGACTTAAAGCAGGAGATAAGGTAAATCTTGAAAAATCTATCACATTGGCAACTCCTCTTGGAGGACATCTTGTAACAGGAGATGTGGACTGTGAAGGAACTATTGCTTCAATAACTTCTGAAGGAATAGCTAAGATATATGAGATAGAGATAGACAGACAATATATGAAATATGTAGTGGAAAAAGGAAGAGTAACTTTAGATGGAGCAAGTTTGACAGTTATGAGAATGACAGATAATAGTTTAAGTGTATCTCTTATACCACATACTCAGGAAATGGTAACATTAGGAAGTAAAAATATAGGAGATCATATAAATGTAGAAACTGATCTCATAGGAAAATATGTAGAAAGACTGCTTAGTTTTTCTGGTGAAGATAAAAAAGAAGGATTACTTACAAGAGAGTTTCTCTTGGAAAATGGATTTTAA
- a CDS encoding bifunctional 3,4-dihydroxy-2-butanone-4-phosphate synthase/GTP cyclohydrolase II: MLDRIEDALEDLRAGKSIIVVDDENRENEGDIICAAEFATLENVNLMAAHARGLICMPMSQEYIEKLDLPQMCSDNTDNHCTAFTVSIDHVDTTTGISAYERGITAMKVVEEGAKPKDFRRPGHMFPLRAKEGGVLVRNGHTEATVDLMVLAGLKPVGLCCEIMKEDGMMARMDDLQEFAKKFNLKMISIEDLQKYRRKNEKLMEISVKAKMPTAQGEFEIVGFDNKLDDKEHIALIKGDLEGKEDVLIRIHSECFTGDILGSLRCDCGSQLKRAMKRVDEEGEGAVLYLRQEGRGIGLLNKLRAYTLQDNGADTVEANVKLGFDPDMRDYSIAAQMIKALGIKSVRVMTNNPEKIKGLEEYGIKVTGREAIETGFNPSNERYMKTKKEKMGHILHI, from the coding sequence ATGTTAGATAGAATAGAAGACGCTCTGGAAGATTTAAGAGCTGGAAAATCAATAATTGTAGTAGATGATGAAAATCGTGAGAATGAAGGAGATATAATCTGTGCAGCAGAGTTTGCAACATTAGAAAATGTAAATCTTATGGCTGCCCATGCAAGAGGACTTATCTGTATGCCTATGTCACAAGAATATATAGAAAAATTAGATCTACCTCAAATGTGTAGTGATAATACTGATAATCATTGTACAGCTTTTACAGTGTCTATTGATCATGTGGATACAACAACTGGAATTTCAGCATACGAGCGTGGAATTACAGCTATGAAAGTAGTAGAGGAAGGTGCAAAACCAAAAGATTTTAGAAGACCAGGACACATGTTCCCTCTTAGAGCAAAAGAAGGAGGAGTTCTTGTAAGAAATGGGCATACAGAAGCAACTGTAGATCTTATGGTACTTGCAGGGCTTAAACCAGTAGGATTATGTTGCGAAATAATGAAAGAAGATGGAATGATGGCAAGAATGGATGACCTTCAGGAATTTGCTAAAAAATTTAATCTTAAAATGATATCTATAGAAGATCTTCAAAAATACAGAAGAAAAAATGAAAAACTTATGGAAATATCTGTAAAAGCAAAAATGCCAACTGCTCAAGGAGAATTTGAAATTGTTGGTTTTGATAATAAACTTGATGACAAAGAGCATATTGCCCTTATAAAAGGAGATTTGGAAGGAAAAGAAGATGTTCTTATAAGAATCCATTCAGAATGTTTCACTGGAGATATTTTAGGATCATTAAGATGTGATTGTGGTTCTCAATTAAAAAGAGCTATGAAGAGAGTAGATGAAGAGGGAGAGGGAGCAGTTCTTTATTTAAGACAGGAAGGAAGAGGAATTGGACTTCTTAATAAACTTAGAGCTTATACTCTTCAGGATAATGGGGCAGATACTGTAGAAGCAAATGTAAAACTTGGATTTGATCCAGATATGAGAGATTATTCTATAGCAGCTCAAATGATAAAAGCTCTTGGAATAAAATCAGTAAGGGTAATGACTAACAACCCAGAAAAAATTAAAGGGCTTGAAGAGTATGGAATAAAAGTAACTGGAAGAGAAGCTATTGAAACAGGATTTAATCCATCTAATGAAAGATATATGAAAACTAAAAAAGAAAAAATGGGGCATATACTTCACATCTAA
- a CDS encoding RluA family pseudouridine synthase — protein MENIKETITVSANENDKGKRIDSFLNEVIDDATRSYIQKIIDNGYVEITGKKVTKSGNKLKGTETIVVNIPEDEILDVIPENIPLNIIYEDKDIVVLNKAPDMVVHPAHGNYSGTLVNALLYHIKDLSTINGVIRPGIVHRLDKDTSGVIVVAKNDEAHSTLSDMFKEKTLEKIYVCIAKGIFKDKSGRVETLIGRDSKDRKKMTVVDINGKNAISNYEVLDEGKNFSLVKVRIETGRTHQIRVHMKYLNHPILGDSVYGNSSEGVKRQMLHAYKLKFIHPITKKEMVVTADIPEDFKRAAKFAGVDIDKINF, from the coding sequence ATGGAAAATATTAAAGAAACAATAACTGTATCTGCTAATGAAAATGATAAGGGAAAAAGAATAGATAGTTTTTTGAATGAAGTAATAGATGATGCAACAAGATCATACATCCAAAAAATAATTGATAATGGATATGTGGAAATAACTGGGAAAAAAGTTACCAAAAGTGGGAACAAACTTAAAGGAACAGAAACAATAGTAGTAAATATTCCAGAAGATGAAATTCTTGATGTGATACCAGAAAATATTCCTCTTAATATAATATATGAAGATAAGGATATAGTTGTCCTAAATAAAGCACCTGATATGGTAGTTCATCCGGCTCATGGAAACTATAGTGGAACTCTTGTAAATGCTCTGCTTTATCATATAAAGGATCTTTCTACTATCAATGGAGTAATAAGACCTGGGATTGTTCACAGGCTGGATAAGGACACAAGTGGTGTTATAGTAGTGGCTAAAAATGATGAAGCTCATTCAACTCTTTCAGATATGTTTAAGGAAAAGACTTTGGAAAAAATATATGTCTGCATAGCTAAAGGGATATTTAAGGATAAATCTGGAAGAGTAGAAACTCTTATAGGAAGAGATTCAAAAGACAGAAAAAAGATGACTGTAGTAGATATAAATGGAAAAAATGCTATTTCTAATTATGAAGTATTAGATGAAGGGAAAAATTTCTCCCTTGTAAAAGTGAGAATAGAAACAGGAAGAACTCATCAGATAAGAGTTCATATGAAGTATCTTAATCATCCAATATTGGGGGATTCAGTATATGGGAACAGTAGCGAGGGAGTAAAGAGGCAAATGCTTCATGCATACAAGTTAAAATTTATCCATCCTATAACTAAAAAAGAAATGGTAGTTACAGCAGATATACCAGAAGATTTTAAGAGAGCAGCAAAATTTGCTGGAGTAGATATAGATAAAATAAATTTCTAA
- a CDS encoding ribonuclease HII, which translates to MKNKKNDERPENQLGLFSVEEKKVTRGRKKKEILNQEEEDISLRDFDINIGEEIIGVDEAGRGPLAGAVVAAAVKIKDYNSKLDEINDSKQLSEKKREKLYDVIKEHFYVGVGVADSKEIDEINILNATFLAMRRALENLKKECDGEYLVLVDGNFKIREYKGRQEPVIKGDGKSLSIAAASIIAKVTRDRMMREEALKYPLYGFEKHKGYGTKQHRDAIEEHGVLDIHRKSFLTKILK; encoded by the coding sequence ATGAAAAATAAAAAGAATGATGAAAGACCAGAAAATCAACTAGGACTTTTTTCTGTAGAAGAGAAAAAAGTAACAAGAGGAAGAAAGAAAAAAGAAATTTTAAATCAAGAAGAGGAAGATATATCACTTCGTGATTTCGATATTAACATAGGAGAAGAAATCATAGGAGTAGATGAAGCAGGGAGAGGACCTCTGGCAGGAGCTGTAGTAGCTGCTGCTGTAAAAATAAAAGACTACAACAGTAAGTTAGATGAAATAAATGACTCAAAGCAATTATCAGAAAAAAAGAGAGAAAAGCTTTATGATGTTATAAAGGAACATTTTTATGTAGGTGTTGGAGTAGCAGATTCTAAAGAGATAGATGAAATAAATATACTCAATGCTACATTTTTAGCGATGAGAAGAGCTTTAGAGAATTTGAAGAAAGAGTGTGATGGAGAATATCTTGTATTAGTAGATGGAAATTTTAAGATAAGAGAGTACAAAGGAAGACAGGAACCTGTAATTAAAGGTGATGGAAAAAGCCTTTCCATAGCAGCAGCTTCAATAATAGCAAAAGTAACAAGAGATAGAATGATGAGAGAAGAAGCTCTTAAATATCCTCTATATGGTTTTGAAAAGCATAAAGGTTATGGAACGAAACAACATAGAGATGCAATAGAAGAGCATGGAGTATTAGATATACACAGAAAAAGTTTTCTTACTAAAATATTAAAATAA
- a CDS encoding YraN family protein: MNKRKKGSIYEERAAEFLEKNSYEILEKNYHGKHGEIDLIALKDGQIIFIEVKYRETSKYGYGVEAVDKRKAVRIYKTAEEYLIKNHMEDHNIRFDCISYLGENQEWLKNILWGDEIGF; encoded by the coding sequence ATGAATAAAAGAAAAAAAGGAAGCATTTATGAAGAGAGAGCAGCAGAGTTTTTAGAAAAAAATTCATATGAAATTTTAGAAAAAAATTACCATGGTAAACATGGAGAGATAGATTTAATAGCATTAAAGGATGGACAAATCATATTTATCGAGGTAAAATATAGAGAAACATCTAAGTATGGTTATGGTGTAGAAGCTGTAGATAAAAGAAAAGCTGTGAGAATATATAAGACTGCAGAGGAGTATCTTATAAAAAATCATATGGAAGATCATAATATTAGATTTGACTGTATAAGCTATTTAGGAGAAAATCAAGAATGGCTTAAAAATATTTTATGGGGTGATGAAATTGGATTTTAA
- a CDS encoding zinc finger protein — MKLDFKCVKCGCDKYQVKTSILPEKSPGLRLELSTYYIKTCLNCGYTEIYSAKIVDMEKDEELKPEF, encoded by the coding sequence ATGAAATTGGATTTTAAGTGTGTAAAATGCGGATGTGATAAATATCAGGTAAAAACTTCGATTTTACCAGAAAAAAGTCCAGGATTGAGGCTGGAATTGAGTACTTATTATATAAAGACATGCTTAAACTGTGGATATACAGAAATATATTCTGCAAAAATAGTGGATATGGAAAAAGATGAAGAGCTTAAGCCAGAATTTTAG
- a CDS encoding ComF family protein, translating into MKSLSQNFRKLFFSVKCSICGKIVDSENHYICHECFKILRRKGEIKNIDNYYFLYYYEEDIKKVITDYKLKNRKGLSKEISILIKKPLKELISEKRINIVIPVPISRNRMRERGFNQVEEILKELDIGYKTIDRIKDTEHMYSILEEKRREENIKKAFKNNEVNADGKNILIIDDIVTTGSTIREVVKEISEKSSPKEIYIFSVAMSKFFKK; encoded by the coding sequence ATGAAGAGCTTAAGCCAGAATTTTAGAAAACTTTTCTTTTCAGTAAAATGTTCAATATGTGGAAAAATTGTGGATTCTGAAAATCATTACATATGTCATGAGTGTTTCAAAATATTGAGAAGAAAAGGTGAAATAAAAAATATAGATAATTATTACTTCTTATACTATTATGAAGAAGATATAAAAAAAGTTATAACAGATTACAAACTTAAGAATAGAAAGGGACTTTCGAAAGAAATTTCTATTTTAATAAAAAAACCTTTAAAGGAACTGATAAGTGAAAAAAGAATAAATATAGTGATACCAGTTCCAATAAGTAGAAACAGAATGAGAGAAAGAGGTTTTAATCAGGTTGAAGAAATATTGAAAGAATTGGATATAGGTTATAAAACAATAGATAGAATAAAAGATACAGAACATATGTATTCTATATTAGAAGAGAAAAGAAGAGAAGAAAACATTAAAAAAGCCTTTAAAAATAATGAGGTAAATGCAGATGGAAAAAATATACTCATAATAGATGATATAGTAACTACAGGAAGTACAATAAGAGAAGTAGTGAAAGAGATAAGTGAAAAAAGTTCTCCAAAAGAGATATATATTTTTTCTGTAGCGATGTCAAAATTCTTTAAAAAATAA
- a CDS encoding chemotaxis protein gives MEVYVDNVKMEMKQKNFKSLGNAISAINKKLMKENKIPHEIYVNGSTLRDNSIIGGKDLKVIEVITKTHGAMILESILTAKESIDRYFDIFDDMEESGQESLNDEDEIQLIEMVIFLRWFYNLLLLIKENHILDFIYEDFDEYIEDFRKELEVAEKAYEARDLIGFIDILEFSIGDLLVEFYDNVEDYYNDIAEEENRKRLLN, from the coding sequence ATGGAAGTATATGTAGATAATGTAAAAATGGAGATGAAACAGAAAAATTTTAAAAGTTTGGGAAATGCAATTTCTGCAATCAATAAAAAACTTATGAAAGAAAATAAAATACCCCATGAAATATATGTGAATGGGAGTACTTTAAGAGATAACAGTATTATAGGAGGAAAGGATCTTAAAGTTATTGAAGTAATAACAAAAACTCATGGAGCTATGATATTAGAATCAATTCTTACTGCTAAAGAATCTATAGACAGATATTTTGATATATTTGATGATATGGAAGAAAGCGGACAGGAAAGCCTTAATGATGAAGATGAAATACAGCTCATAGAAATGGTGATTTTTTTGAGATGGTTTTATAATCTTCTTCTTTTAATAAAGGAAAATCATATACTTGATTTTATATATGAAGACTTTGATGAATATATAGAAGATTTCAGGAAAGAACTGGAAGTTGCAGAGAAGGCATATGAAGCAAGAGATCTCATTGGATTTATAGATATACTTGAGTTCTCGATAGGAGATCTTCTGGTAGAATTTTATGATAATGTAGAAGATTATTACAATGATATTGCTGAAGAAGAAAATCGTAAAAGATTGCTCAATTAA
- the tpiA gene encoding triose-phosphate isomerase, translated as MRKKVIAGNWKMNKTNAEAVEMLTELKELVKGIDNVGIIIGAPFTALSDAVKAVKGSNIAIAAENVYPKDSGAYTGEVSPSMLKAIGVEYVILGHSERREYFKECDEFINEKVKAVLAAGMLPILCIGEKLEERESGKTGEVTETQIRGGLKDLTAEEAKKVIVAYEPVWAIGTGKTATPEMAQETHRQVRDVLVSMFGNETAEEMIIQYGGSMKPDNAVELLAQKDIDGGLIGGASLKASSFAKIVVAGK; from the coding sequence ATGAGAAAAAAAGTTATAGCTGGGAACTGGAAAATGAATAAAACTAATGCAGAAGCGGTGGAAATGCTTACTGAATTAAAGGAGCTTGTAAAAGGAATAGATAATGTTGGAATAATAATAGGAGCTCCCTTTACAGCTCTGTCAGATGCTGTAAAGGCTGTAAAAGGAAGCAATATAGCAATAGCAGCAGAAAATGTTTATCCAAAAGATTCAGGAGCATATACAGGGGAAGTTTCTCCATCTATGCTTAAAGCTATAGGAGTAGAATATGTTATTTTAGGGCATTCAGAAAGAAGAGAATATTTTAAAGAATGTGATGAATTTATAAATGAAAAAGTAAAAGCTGTACTAGCTGCTGGAATGTTGCCAATACTATGTATTGGGGAAAAATTAGAAGAAAGAGAATCAGGAAAAACTGGTGAAGTTACTGAAACTCAAATCAGAGGTGGATTGAAAGATCTTACTGCTGAAGAAGCTAAAAAAGTAATAGTTGCCTATGAACCAGTATGGGCAATAGGAACAGGAAAAACTGCTACACCTGAAATGGCACAAGAAACACACAGACAAGTAAGAGATGTACTTGTGTCTATGTTTGGAAATGAAACTGCTGAAGAGATGATAATCCAATATGGAGGATCAATGAAACCTGATAATGCTGTTGAATTATTAGCACAAAAGGATATTGATGGTGGACTTATAGGAGGAGCATCTTTAAAAGCTTCTTCATTTGCTAAAATAGTTGTAGCAGGAAAATAA